The DNA region TATCAGTCTGGCGCCTGCAACACCCGCAGTAACGCCAGCGGTGCCCAGTGCGATGTTGATCAGCGTGGTTGCGCCACGTACGTAGATATCCCCTTTCTGATCATTCGCATTAAGGCCATACAGTTCTTTCAGCCTGTCATCACTGCTGACGAGATCATCCCGATCCTTGCCGCTCAGTTCGCTTGCCACTGTTTTGGCCATGGAGTCCTTGGCGGCAGCGATTTGTTCGCCAAACAGTTTGTCGAGCACAATATTGCCGGCCATTCCCAGGGCCATTTTTGCCGGCCCCATCACCGCTTGAACGCCTAACCCGAGAAGCGCCGCTTGCTCAGTAGGCAACTGGTCCATATAGCCCTGCAGGCGTTCGGCCTGATCCAGTAGCTTTCCTCCCGGAGTATTCGAGCTGACATCCTGTAGGCGTGCGACTCTGTTTACACCATCTTTGTCTTGATAATGCAGGTACTTGATGTTGCCTGCTGACGCGTCAGCGCCGGAACCACAGTTTCCGGTTGAATCGCAGGCTACTTGCTGTGCATTGAACTCCGAGAAACGGCTCTTAAAACTCTGAATGACAGCGACATCGTTCTGAGACAGGTTTTTGATGTCGTCAGTATCTCTGCCATTTTGTATAAACGTTTTCGTCAGATTAAGCGCTAGCTCGTCACCGTACTGCTTTCTGACATCATCTGGTACGTCGTCTAAAGATACGTTTTGCGCTTGAATATTGCTCCAGATCTGTTCTGCGGCCGACACGGGTCCGCTGACAAGAACGTTCGCAGCATTCACCAAGTCGATGGACTTATCCGGGTAGCTCTTGATGTCGTTCTTCCAGGCTTCTACGGTCCCGGATGGATCAGAAACCGCCTCCACCGAACTCTTCGTCACATACAAATCAGTCCGATGCTCATCATCGCGTGTGATTTCATACGCTTTATCCACATCGCGATTCAGCCCAACAGTCGAGTCCTTGCCCGCTGCTGCATCACCCCGTACCACCACGTCCCCAGCACCCACCGTGCCGCGCACAACCTGCTGGCGGTCCTTCTCGTAGTTCCAGCCTTGTCCTTGCCGGCGATGTCGCTGAAGCCGAGGGTGTTGGTGTCGAGCTTGAGGTTGCCGGTGTCGGAGGCGATGAGTGCGCCGTCGAGTTGGGTGTGGTTCCCGGTGCGGATATCGACCTGGTCCTTGCCGGTGATGCTGGTCTGTTGCTCGATCCAGTTGGTGGAGCCGTTGGTGCGGCCGTAACCGGCCGAGCCGCTGAAACTGCCGCCGAAGCCGACCACGACGGTGGCGCTGAGGTCGTATTCCTTGCCTTCGGCCTTGCCGGTGTTAGCGAGTGAAGTGACGTTGAGGTCGCGCCCCACGCGCCCGACGACGTCGTTGCCGCGAAGGGTGGCGCCGCCGATGTTGGTGTCCTGGCCGCTGGTGAAGCCCAAGCGGTTGCCTGCGTACAGATAGGCTTCTTGCTGCTGCAAGCCTTCGCGTTCCAGGTCGCCCTTGCCGATGTTGACGCTGGCGTAGAAGCCGATGCCGCCCGGGCCCACCGCGATACCTGCTCCGCCGCCGCCCTTCTTGCGGGTGTTGTCGGTGCTGCTGTTGTTCTGGGCGGCTTTGATGTTGAGGTTGTTGCCGGCGCGCAGGTCGATATCGCGCTGGGCCTGTGCCTGGGTGCCGATCAGGTTGAGGTCGTTGCTGGCTTGCAGGTTGATGTCGCGGTCTGCTTGCAGCGCGGTGACTGTGGAGGATTCCTGACTCTGATCACCGCTGGCGATGCCGTTGCTGCCACCGACGCCGAGTTTGAAGCCGCCGCTGGTGCCGCCCCAGCTTTGCCGCTCGCGGGTTTCCTGGCTGTAGCTGCCTCTGGCGGCATCGAGGGTGACGTCCCGGCCTTTGACGTTGATGTCACGGCCCGCCTGCAGCTGGCCACCGGTGACCTGCACGGCGTTGTTCGCCGACAGGTTCACGTCGTTGCCGGCGCTCAGGGCCGAGGCGCGGTTGGTTTCTTCGATGACCTGCTGGCTGGTGCTCTGCTTGCTGGTGCCCAGTTTGGCGTCGCCCGTCGGGCCTGAGAGGAACTGCGAAACCCCGTCCACGGCCTTGAGCGTGCTCGAGCCCTTGCTGACTGCGTCATCACCCTTGCCTGCGCCACTCACGGCATCTTTGGTGCTGCCGTAGTTGTGGTTGACGCTTAGGCTGAGGCCGTTGCGCGAGCTTTCGCGCTGCTGTTCGATCAATTGCGACTCACGCGCCGCATCGATTTTGATGAGATCACTGCTTGTAAAAAACTTTACGCCGTTGGCGTTGGAGGACAATCAGATTGTTTATTGAGCAAAAATCTGCTTCGTTAATGTCGTAGTCTTTGCATTGACAGTGCTTGCGCCTTATGCAGAGTGCTAGCTATTCTGGTGGAGCCTACATCGCTTGGATGCTCAAAAGGTGGAGGTGGTCTTTAGCGTCTTCACCGATTGGCTGGGTGTTTGACAAAAATGAGCGAAAATCGCATAACGAGCTAAAGCTCAAAATTTGAAGCAGTTGTGCAAATGGATAAGGATGAACTCCGCTCAGTGCTCGCTCTGCCCGATGCAATAATTTTAAAAAATCAGGAAAAAGTTTTGTACTTAGTCCAGAGTAAAAACAGCAATCATGAATAGCAATAAGCATCTAAACGAAGTCAGTAAATTTCTCAGCTATGTATTGCGACATGAGCCGCAGTCCATTGGACTTCAGCTCGACAAGGAAGGCTGGGCAGAAATAGATTGTTTAATTGCAGGCGCGGCTAAGGGAGGGGTTGCTCTAGATCGTGAACTGATCTTGGCCGTTGTCAGTAGCAGCGATAAGAGGCGTTTCGCTACTTCTGAAGATGCACAATACATTCGAGCTGTGCAGGGGCACTCGATTGAAAGTGTAGATATCCAGTACATTGAGAAAGAACCTCCCGAGCTTTTGTACCACGGAACTGCAACTCGCTTTCTAACGTCAATTCAGCAACAAGGATTAATTGCAGGATCTCGTCACCACGTACATTTGTCGCAAGACTTTACTACAGCGATAGATGTTGGGCAGCGATATGGAAAACCTGCGGTGCTAAAAGTTGAAGCCCTGCAGATGCACCAACAGGGCTTCAAGTTTTTTCAGGCTGAGAATGATGTATGGTTAACCGGCTATGTCCCAAATTTTTTCATTCGTCAGGAATAGTCGTTGTCCTCAACTTGCTCAGCTTTATAGCGGGAAGACTCTTCTTTGGCAGAAATAAACCAGTCAGAAAAACCTGAATAAGAAAGGTTATCCCAAGGACTTAACTTTGGTTTGGAGTAATCATAAATTCGCACACATGCATTGCCTTCCTTGCACTCCCCATCAAAACAAGCAAGAACAACCCATCCATCATTATACAGTCCAGACTCATCTTGGATAATTGCAAAAGGAACAAGCGCAGCTTCCGAGAATTTCAAAAGCATGGAGCTGTAATAAAAAAGTGATGTCGCCATATCTTTTGATAGAAACCGCCAGGGCTCTATATCTATAAGCTCATCAGCTAAAACTACATTTAGATATTCAGCAGGGAATTTAAAACCATCCGGCAAAATTGGAAGGTCGTACAAAAAATTCTTCATTATTTACCACCTCCAGAAATACGTGGTGCTTCTGTTGAACCGTGAGGGTTGGAGGTAGAAAAGCCTCCTGACTGTTTGTTTATACGACCAGTAATGGCCTCTCCCCAAGTATTAAATTTTTGCCATCCTCTAGCCTCTTGAATAGCTGGCGTCAATGGATCATCAAATTCCCGAACGCTAGCTTTAACATCGATCCCCGCCTCTCTGGCTGCGGCAATTCGGGTGTTATCCATGCTAGTTAGCTTGCCATCAGGCATTTTAACAACGTCAACTGGATCACCTTTCCAGCCATTAGTACGCATGCTTTGAACTAAATCATCGTATGTGTAATTTGTACCTGTTACTCGGTCAGTTTTATTGAAAGAAACGCTATTTTGCGAGAACCGAATATCATCAGCCGCATGAAGTGTTGCACTATTTGAGCCTTTACCTCCCTCCCCCTTAACAACATCAGCCCCAACCCCTCTATCCTTACCAGTATAATTCTTCCAGTCAGGATGGTAAGGATCAGCCTTCATTTCAGCCGTGACCACCTTGGACTTGCCCGAAAACTTGCCGCTTGTCAGTACGCCCGTCAAGATGGCGGTGGTGAACAGTCCTCCGCCGATCAGGTAGTTATCGTAACCCTCTTCGTCGCTGAGTTTTTTGCCTTCCATGGCATTGGCGACTTCCTTACCCAACGCGTCGCTGTACTCGGCGAGCTTCTGGTTCAGGCTCTGCCCCAAAGGCGTTTCGGAAACCGCGTTGTAAACCGCCAGTTGCACCAGACCTTTAGGCCCCTGCGCTACCGCCACCAATACGCTTACGGCTTCTTCCTGTTGCGGATGCTCCTGGATGTACTGCTTGATCGAAGCCATCGATCGCAACGTGGTCTGAGCGACCGTGAGCTTTTCTTCGTCACTCGCGGTGACAGAGATTTCAGGTAATTCCATCGCATTTGGGCTAGTGGGTCTCTTGTCTTCCTGAAGCGTCTTGTCCAGGTCTTCAACCGGGTTGAGGTCGATCCCGGCAAGGCGAGCGATTTCCGCTACGACGTTCTCCTGAAACTTGGCGTCGGCCAGGGTATTCATGGCCTGGTCTCGCGTCATGCCACCTTGGAGCAGCGAGTCCATGGTGTTTTCGGCGAAATCAGCGCCCATCAGTTTGGTCGCGCCTGAATCCATCTGGCGGCCCAAGGTGCTTTGGATCTTGTTGACGGCACGTGTCAAATTGCGGGAGGCATCTTCGAAGTTCTGCCGAG from Pseudomonas syringae includes:
- a CDS encoding RNA 2'-phosphotransferase is translated as MNSNKHLNEVSKFLSYVLRHEPQSIGLQLDKEGWAEIDCLIAGAAKGGVALDRELILAVVSSSDKRRFATSEDAQYIRAVQGHSIESVDIQYIEKEPPELLYHGTATRFLTSIQQQGLIAGSRHHVHLSQDFTTAIDVGQRYGKPAVLKVEALQMHQQGFKFFQAENDVWLTGYVPNFFIRQE